Proteins found in one Pontibacter sp. SGAir0037 genomic segment:
- a CDS encoding ectonucleotide pyrophosphatase/phosphodiesterase — translation MKRYTLLMLLLVSCFSLQAQVDTTQQIVRGRVNSPQQQQKSYVILISADGFRYDYAEKYQAENLLNLRRQGVQAHSMLPAFPSKTFPNHYSIVTGLYPAHHGLVNNSFYDPQRKQTYSMRDRAMVEDGSWYGGTPLWVLAEQQQMVTASFYWVGSEAPIQGVFPTYHYKYNESLPIGKRIQTVVDWLNLPEERRPHLITFYLPEVDHAGHSFGPDAPETEKAVAELDENIKKLTEAVAQTGLPVNYIFVSDHGMIQIDQENTLSLPAAIDTAKFMVSGGGMVVELHAKDKSAIKSTYKQLKKEASPEYEVYLKSNLPKKLKYGSADDTYGRIGDIMLLSYAPKVFHFSRRKPSPGAHGYDPKAVKEMHATFYAWGPAFKSGVELPSFENVHVYPIVTEILGLKINQKIDGNHKVAQEVLKEKK, via the coding sequence ATGAAACGCTACACTTTATTAATGCTGCTGCTTGTGAGCTGCTTTTCGCTGCAGGCACAGGTAGATACCACACAGCAAATTGTTCGGGGGCGTGTAAACAGCCCGCAGCAACAGCAAAAGTCCTATGTTATACTTATTTCTGCAGATGGATTTCGCTACGACTATGCCGAAAAATACCAGGCAGAAAACCTGTTAAATCTGCGCAGGCAGGGGGTGCAGGCCCATTCTATGTTACCTGCTTTTCCTTCTAAAACTTTTCCTAACCATTACAGCATTGTAACCGGCTTATATCCGGCGCACCACGGCCTGGTGAACAATTCCTTCTATGATCCGCAGCGGAAGCAAACTTACTCTATGCGAGACAGGGCCATGGTTGAAGACGGGAGCTGGTATGGTGGCACACCTCTGTGGGTGCTGGCCGAGCAGCAACAGATGGTGACGGCGAGCTTTTACTGGGTAGGATCAGAGGCGCCGATTCAGGGTGTGTTTCCTACCTACCATTATAAGTACAATGAAAGCTTGCCTATCGGGAAAAGAATCCAGACGGTGGTAGACTGGCTAAACCTGCCGGAAGAGCGCCGACCGCACCTGATTACGTTTTACCTGCCGGAGGTAGACCATGCCGGGCACAGCTTTGGACCGGATGCGCCTGAAACTGAAAAAGCAGTGGCGGAGCTGGATGAAAATATTAAAAAGTTAACAGAGGCAGTGGCACAGACAGGCTTGCCCGTCAACTATATTTTTGTCTCGGATCATGGCATGATACAGATAGACCAGGAAAATACCCTGTCTTTGCCTGCAGCCATAGATACTGCCAAATTTATGGTTTCAGGAGGAGGAATGGTCGTAGAGCTGCATGCCAAAGATAAAAGTGCCATCAAGAGCACCTATAAGCAGTTAAAGAAAGAGGCATCGCCTGAATATGAGGTATATCTGAAGTCTAATCTGCCCAAAAAGCTGAAGTATGGTTCTGCTGATGACACTTACGGCAGAATTGGAGACATTATGCTTTTATCGTATGCTCCAAAGGTTTTTCACTTCAGCCGACGCAAGCCATCGCCCGGAGCACATGGCTACGATCCTAAAGCAGTAAAAGAAATGCATGCCACTTTCTATGCCTGGGGACCGGCCTTTAAGTCAGGAGTTGAACTGCCATCTTTTGAAAATGTACATGTTTACCCGATTGTGACGGAGATTCTCGGTCTTAAAATCAACCAGAAAATCGACGGGAACCATAAAGTAGCGCAGGAAGTGCTAAAAGAAAAGAAGTAA
- a CDS encoding antitoxin Xre/MbcA/ParS toxin-binding domain-containing protein has protein sequence MGHALNISDSLSYKLVDDKDVFMLISAVREGITYAIFNSIAIRFPFSTAEWSNFLHLSERTFQRYKKEKRTFDPLHSEKILEIILVYNKGIEVFGEKEKFDAWLDATNVALGGVKPKELLDNTFGINLLKDELTRIEYGVLA, from the coding sequence ATGGGACATGCCTTAAACATTAGTGATAGCCTCAGCTACAAACTGGTAGATGACAAAGATGTGTTTATGTTGATCAGTGCGGTGAGAGAAGGCATTACCTATGCTATATTTAACAGCATAGCCATCAGGTTTCCGTTCAGTACTGCTGAATGGTCTAATTTTCTGCACCTGTCTGAGCGGACGTTTCAGCGGTATAAAAAAGAGAAACGTACGTTTGATCCCCTGCATTCGGAAAAGATATTGGAAATAATCCTGGTGTATAACAAGGGCATAGAGGTTTTCGGTGAGAAAGAAAAATTCGATGCCTGGCTAGATGCCACCAATGTTGCCCTGGGGGGAGTGAAACCAAAAGAGCTCCTGGATAATACCTTCGGAATTAATCTGCTAAAAGATGAACTCACGCGTATAGAATACGGTGTTCTGGCATGA
- a CDS encoding RES family NAD+ phosphorylase, which yields MSKGKFANDLSGRGAELAGGRWNSKGVPVLYTSESIALCTVEVAVHMPLGIVPQDYKLVHIALPDTASITQIDLQALPVDWKSFPHINATQEIGDQFIDASTSLVLKVPSATVQGNYNYLINPRHSAFQQIEIVKIEPFDFDKRLFVKT from the coding sequence TTGAGCAAAGGCAAATTCGCCAATGATCTATCGGGAAGAGGAGCAGAACTGGCAGGAGGCCGTTGGAATAGCAAAGGCGTGCCGGTGCTGTATACAAGCGAATCTATCGCCCTATGCACTGTTGAAGTAGCCGTGCACATGCCTCTCGGTATAGTGCCACAGGATTATAAGCTGGTGCACATCGCCTTACCGGATACAGCAAGCATCACACAAATTGATCTGCAGGCACTGCCGGTCGACTGGAAATCTTTCCCGCATATAAATGCCACGCAGGAAATAGGAGACCAGTTTATTGACGCCTCTACCAGCCTTGTATTAAAAGTGCCTTCAGCTACCGTGCAGGGTAACTATAACTATTTAATCAATCCCCGGCACAGCGCATTTCAGCAAATAGAAATAGTAAAAATTGAGCCGTTTGATTTTGATAAAAGGCTTTTTGTAAAAACGTAA
- a CDS encoding sensor histidine kinase — translation MNVTQKKIGLHLLGWTLYIGYTVLGYFLYNWDYKILLLNLSQDLLHLVEFYLCYLLVFPLWMKKRNWLIVLFGVAGIMLVYTTLRYTVEEVLFQAFFGFRNYSPGTTLSYYIFDNLYWSLPGIFLGAVVWAFEATLQKERENRTLKQEKVQAELAFLKTQINPHFLYNTLNYLYSLAYPVSDKLADAIIKLSDLMRYMLYESKDGRVELQKEVDYLQNYLNIYRLRFENNFFVNFTIQGHVNGQRVPSLVLIPFVENALKHGVVDDASAPITINLQLENANLCFNVSNRINQNQKDQTTGIGLANIRRRLDLLYPNLYTLEISEDGKKYETKLKLQHI, via the coding sequence ATGAATGTGACGCAAAAAAAGATCGGGCTGCACCTGCTGGGGTGGACGCTCTACATCGGTTATACAGTATTAGGTTACTTCCTCTACAACTGGGATTACAAAATACTGCTGCTCAACCTGAGCCAGGATTTGTTGCACCTGGTGGAGTTTTACCTTTGCTATCTGCTGGTTTTCCCGCTCTGGATGAAAAAAAGAAACTGGCTGATCGTTTTGTTTGGCGTTGCGGGAATTATGCTGGTCTATACCACCCTTCGTTATACGGTAGAGGAAGTGCTTTTTCAGGCTTTTTTTGGTTTCCGCAATTATAGTCCCGGCACTACGCTTTCTTATTATATATTTGACAACCTGTATTGGTCTTTACCTGGCATTTTTCTGGGGGCTGTAGTGTGGGCTTTTGAAGCCACCTTACAAAAAGAACGCGAGAATCGTACCCTGAAACAGGAAAAAGTGCAGGCCGAACTGGCTTTCCTGAAAACCCAGATCAACCCGCACTTCCTATACAATACCTTAAACTACTTGTACTCGCTGGCTTATCCTGTGTCTGATAAACTGGCCGATGCCATCATAAAGCTATCAGACCTGATGCGCTACATGCTGTACGAGAGCAAAGACGGCAGAGTAGAGCTACAAAAAGAGGTGGATTACCTGCAAAACTACCTGAACATTTACCGTCTCCGCTTCGAAAATAATTTCTTTGTTAACTTTACGATACAAGGGCATGTAAACGGGCAGCGGGTCCCATCGCTGGTACTGATTCCTTTTGTGGAGAACGCCCTGAAACATGGTGTTGTAGACGACGCATCGGCACCCATTACCATTAATTTGCAGTTGGAAAATGCGAATTTGTGTTTTAATGTGAGCAACCGGATCAATCAAAATCAAAAAGACCAGACCACCGGCATCGGCCTTGCGAATATCCGCCGCCGCCTCGACCTGCTTTACCCGAACCTCTATACCCTTGAGATTAGTGAGGATGGAAAAAAATACGAAACAAAGCTAAAGCTGCAACACATCTGA
- a CDS encoding outer membrane beta-barrel family protein codes for MKKTATISTKNKGQKNFGKIVLAIAFCFFAVNAQAQTAATVKGTVINASTQKPLDYVSVVLLQLPDSAVVASEMTDAAGAYTFAQVKQGRYAVKALMVGYVPAKSIPFEVKQQEVQVPAIVLHERDNALQEVVVKGQKPLLEQEADRVVMNVEQLNTAGDNALEVLKYAPGVRLDKDDNIIFRGSGSVNVLINGKMTYMSGAELQNYLKSLPASAVSKVELMANPPASFDAAGTAGVINIQLRRDETLGMNGTANLGVGQGAYEKVWGGLNLNYNTGKVSLYTRLNAGHYNSFNRLTLKRNINDSLYNQVNYWHPITKSYNVTAGADYFISKKHTVGLMAKGYASPENTLTTSNSVNYDAAGKAFGSMSMHNPKESNTDNYSLNLNYKFDIDSTGRTLSFDADYVNYSLDADEHFTNNFYGAAGEATQAPAQLRSFSSGGASIRSVKVDYVHPFGKGYKAEAGLKSSWVRTDSEIRFEELQEQGWLNDIKRTNSFVYDENIHAAYLSLSRKFSQKLSMKAGLRAEQTNGKGCSANTDQVVDPDYLKFFPSLLMSYSANDDNQFSVSYSRRISRPSYRNLNPFTFFSDPYTALEGNPFLQPSFSNSLQFNYNYKSFQLLSLSYLESNDFVMNVIEQNDETKVSISRPENLAKSTYLSIGSGGTIPVNSWWTSTLQLEGAFATVSSPVRDIDYNSEQFTWSVSVDQNFNLPKDYKLQFYGYYSSPSVQGLYRAKSNYQIDLGAKRTLLDGKATISLKLRDVFNTSRFRSTINYGNVDMYWQNQWESRRLNLTFDYKFGSNKVKTARNRRTGTGEEEGRL; via the coding sequence ATGAAAAAAACAGCTACTATTTCCACAAAGAACAAAGGACAAAAGAATTTCGGAAAGATAGTTCTGGCTATAGCCTTCTGCTTTTTTGCAGTTAATGCCCAGGCACAAACAGCCGCTACAGTGAAAGGTACTGTAATTAATGCCTCCACACAAAAGCCGCTCGATTATGTGTCGGTGGTTTTACTGCAGTTACCCGACTCGGCCGTGGTAGCCTCCGAAATGACAGATGCGGCTGGTGCCTATACCTTTGCTCAGGTAAAACAAGGCAGGTATGCCGTCAAAGCCTTAATGGTTGGTTACGTTCCAGCCAAAAGCATTCCTTTTGAGGTAAAACAGCAGGAGGTTCAGGTACCTGCCATAGTCCTGCATGAAAGAGACAATGCACTGCAGGAGGTAGTGGTGAAAGGACAGAAGCCCTTGCTGGAGCAGGAGGCCGATCGTGTGGTGATGAACGTAGAGCAGTTGAACACAGCAGGCGACAACGCGCTGGAGGTGCTCAAGTATGCGCCGGGTGTCAGGCTGGACAAGGATGATAACATTATCTTCAGGGGAAGCGGCAGTGTGAATGTCCTTATCAACGGTAAAATGACTTATATGTCGGGTGCAGAATTGCAAAACTACCTGAAGTCTTTGCCTGCCTCGGCAGTAAGCAAAGTAGAACTGATGGCGAACCCGCCTGCTTCTTTTGATGCAGCGGGAACGGCAGGCGTTATCAATATCCAGTTAAGAAGAGACGAGACACTTGGCATGAACGGAACAGCAAATCTCGGAGTCGGGCAAGGGGCCTATGAAAAAGTATGGGGCGGCTTGAACCTGAACTATAACACAGGCAAAGTAAGCCTTTATACCCGCCTCAATGCAGGCCACTACAATTCCTTTAACCGCCTTACCTTAAAGCGCAACATCAACGACAGCCTGTATAACCAGGTAAACTACTGGCACCCGATTACCAAGAGCTATAATGTAACGGCAGGAGCGGATTATTTCATCAGCAAAAAGCACACAGTAGGCCTCATGGCAAAAGGGTATGCCTCACCTGAAAACACCCTTACCACCAGCAACTCTGTAAACTACGATGCCGCTGGCAAGGCTTTCGGAAGTATGAGCATGCACAACCCGAAAGAATCAAACACTGACAACTATAGCCTGAACCTGAACTATAAATTTGACATAGACAGCACAGGTCGTACCCTCTCTTTTGATGCCGACTATGTCAACTACAGCCTGGATGCCGATGAGCATTTTACAAATAACTTTTATGGTGCTGCCGGTGAAGCTACGCAGGCTCCTGCGCAACTCCGCAGTTTTAGCAGTGGCGGGGCAAGCATCAGATCTGTAAAAGTGGATTATGTGCATCCGTTTGGCAAGGGCTACAAAGCCGAGGCAGGTTTAAAGAGCAGCTGGGTGCGCACCGATAGCGAGATCCGGTTTGAAGAATTACAGGAGCAGGGATGGCTAAACGATATAAAGCGCACCAACAGTTTTGTGTATGATGAAAATATACATGCTGCTTACCTGAGCCTGAGCAGGAAGTTCAGCCAGAAGCTCAGCATGAAAGCTGGCCTCCGAGCTGAGCAAACAAACGGCAAGGGTTGTTCTGCCAACACAGACCAGGTGGTTGATCCCGATTACCTGAAGTTTTTCCCGAGCTTGCTTATGAGCTACAGCGCTAACGACGATAACCAGTTTTCAGTATCCTACAGCCGCCGCATCAGCCGCCCGTCTTACAGAAATTTAAATCCCTTTACCTTTTTCTCTGATCCTTATACAGCCCTGGAGGGAAATCCGTTTCTGCAGCCTTCCTTCTCCAACTCGCTGCAGTTTAACTACAACTATAAAAGTTTTCAGTTGCTGAGCCTGAGTTACCTGGAGTCGAACGATTTTGTAATGAACGTGATCGAGCAGAACGATGAAACCAAGGTGAGCATCAGCAGGCCTGAAAACCTGGCCAAATCAACCTACCTGAGTATCGGCAGCGGCGGCACTATACCTGTAAACAGCTGGTGGACCTCTACCTTGCAGCTCGAAGGTGCTTTTGCAACGGTTTCTTCGCCTGTGCGGGATATAGACTACAACAGCGAGCAGTTTACCTGGTCGGTTAGCGTTGATCAGAATTTTAATCTTCCGAAAGATTATAAACTACAGTTTTATGGCTACTATAGCTCACCTTCGGTACAAGGTTTGTACCGCGCCAAATCAAATTACCAGATTGATTTGGGTGCTAAACGAACTTTACTGGACGGCAAGGCCACTATCAGCCTGAAGCTTCGCGATGTGTTCAATACCAGCAGATTCAGAAGTACAATTAACTATGGCAACGTTGACATGTACTGGCAAAACCAGTGGGAGAGCCGTCGCCTCAACCTTACCTTCGACTATAAGTTCGGCAGCAACAAAGTAAAAACAGCCCGCAACCGCCGCACTGGCACAGGCGAAGAGGAGGGAAGGCTGTAA
- a CDS encoding OmpA family protein encodes MKKNLIRATVLLMAGSMSLSSCVVSKKKYDDLLARKNALEVDKSNLEQEKTSLEQQRALLEEQKANLEQERASLEKQRDEYQKNLQQALKEGKVLGENLTMSKTQIDKLSADLKVREERLKELQRILDEKDKAVKDLRTRVTNALLGFNDKDLTVNIRNGKVYVSLAEQLLFNSGSTKVDPKGVDALKKLAQVLKEQQDVNVVVEGHTDDVPMAKGTVGMQDNWDLSVLRATEITRILTQAGVQGERVTPSGRSLYVPLDVTKTKEARQKNRRTEIILTPKLDELFQILESA; translated from the coding sequence ATGAAAAAGAATCTTATCAGAGCAACTGTGCTTTTGATGGCAGGCTCTATGTCTCTTTCTTCCTGTGTTGTTTCCAAGAAGAAGTATGATGACCTTTTAGCACGTAAAAATGCTTTAGAAGTAGATAAGTCTAATTTAGAGCAGGAGAAGACCTCGCTGGAACAACAGAGAGCTCTCTTAGAAGAACAAAAAGCAAATCTGGAACAGGAACGGGCATCCCTGGAAAAGCAACGTGATGAATATCAGAAGAACCTGCAGCAGGCTCTGAAAGAAGGAAAAGTATTGGGTGAAAACCTGACCATGAGCAAAACGCAGATCGACAAGTTAAGTGCCGACCTGAAAGTACGGGAAGAAAGGCTGAAAGAACTGCAGCGCATTCTCGATGAAAAAGACAAGGCTGTTAAAGACCTGCGCACAAGAGTAACCAACGCATTACTGGGCTTCAACGACAAAGATCTGACCGTGAACATCCGGAACGGAAAAGTATATGTGTCGCTGGCTGAGCAGTTACTCTTTAACTCAGGTTCTACTAAAGTAGACCCGAAAGGTGTTGACGCGCTTAAAAAGCTGGCGCAGGTGCTGAAAGAGCAACAAGATGTAAATGTGGTGGTGGAAGGCCATACAGATGATGTGCCGATGGCAAAAGGAACAGTGGGCATGCAGGATAACTGGGACCTGAGTGTATTACGTGCCACTGAAATTACCCGTATCCTAACCCAGGCTGGCGTACAGGGTGAAAGAGTAACACCTTCCGGCCGTAGCTTGTATGTGCCCCTCGATGTTACCAAAACCAAAGAGGCGCGTCAGAAAAACCGTCGTACCGAAATTATCCTGACGCCTAAACTGGATGAGTTGTTCCAGATACTGGAGTCAGCTTAA
- a CDS encoding outer membrane beta-barrel protein, whose translation MQKLLFSLLLTLSIIQAYSQTFPVTGSVESAQDNSALISARVILTRTSDQAVLNASTDVEGRFRFERVTPGQYALEINYLGFQKYTREVQVQNGPLNLGTLRMQVESTTLQEVQVIGRVPIGEQKGDTSQFNAKAFKTAPDASAEDLVTKMPGITIQNGTVQAQGEDVKQIFIDGKRYGGDDVNAAIRSLPADMIESVQVYDRQSDQAAFSGFDDGNRAKTLNFVTRRDRRVGQMGKISAGYGTDDRYMVGAALNIFNGERKITLTGLTNNINMFDFSVGETPGGGMRGRRGGWGGGSPNGIINTNTFGINYNDMWGKKMEVSGSYTYNDRDVLNNQTRIRQYTGGSSIGDLLDERSLNNNSDENHRFNFRLQYNINENNRLLISPNLSVQRNNSFVSRNSLTNNREGEQLSFNFNTNDSKNDNYNFSNNILYSHRFSKPGRVFTTNINTNYSSTDGYNFNDANTIDYINADNNAELHQYTDISRENFSWSGNASISERVGSNALLQLEYGISNQMNDSDRRTFDLEESTSTYSLLNRPLSNTFESNYISQSIGPSYQYRTDKTRFQVNARYQYATLESNNIYPEIYPLSRSFNNVLPSAELEYKFTQSRSLNINYRTNTNVPSVDQLQEVLDISNPLQLRIGNAGLDQDYQNRLFVRYRNFNPETNQVFFMGIFGTMTQNFITNAVYSDPAIIENYTEGYDDISRGARLSRTINMDGYWSVRSFFNYGQPINLISSNINFNGSVGYTRIPGMLDETINFANTTNMGAGLNLSSNISEKVDFNVSTNGNYNLVKNTAQVTRNNNYYTQNTNLRLNWILPLDFVYRTELNHQYNSGLSAGVDPSYILWNMSVGKKFLKSKQAELSLSVNDLLNQNTSIQRNITESYVEDVQATVLQRFFMVTFSYNLKRFSSGSAPEENDRGGFYPGGPGPRRN comes from the coding sequence ATGCAAAAACTGCTATTCTCTCTATTACTCACGCTGAGTATAATCCAGGCTTACTCCCAGACTTTTCCTGTGACAGGATCCGTCGAAAGTGCTCAGGACAATTCGGCCTTGATAAGTGCACGGGTTATTTTAACACGTACCTCCGATCAGGCTGTTTTAAATGCTTCTACCGATGTGGAAGGCCGCTTCCGGTTTGAGCGCGTTACACCGGGGCAGTATGCCCTTGAAATTAACTACTTGGGCTTTCAAAAGTATACCCGTGAAGTTCAGGTACAAAATGGTCCGTTAAACCTGGGAACGCTCAGAATGCAGGTAGAGTCTACCACTTTGCAGGAAGTACAGGTAATCGGACGTGTACCAATCGGTGAGCAAAAAGGCGACACATCACAGTTTAACGCGAAGGCTTTTAAAACAGCCCCGGACGCCAGCGCCGAAGATCTGGTAACCAAAATGCCAGGCATTACCATTCAGAACGGTACCGTTCAGGCGCAGGGAGAAGATGTAAAACAGATCTTTATTGACGGCAAGCGCTATGGCGGCGATGATGTAAATGCCGCCATCAGAAGCCTGCCGGCCGATATGATTGAAAGCGTACAGGTATACGACAGGCAAAGTGACCAGGCAGCCTTTAGTGGTTTTGATGATGGCAACAGAGCCAAAACCCTGAATTTTGTAACCCGAAGAGACCGTCGTGTAGGCCAGATGGGTAAAATATCTGCCGGTTATGGCACAGACGACCGCTATATGGTTGGTGCCGCTTTAAACATCTTTAACGGTGAAAGAAAAATTACCCTTACCGGTCTTACCAACAATATAAACATGTTCGATTTCTCTGTGGGCGAAACGCCAGGTGGTGGCATGAGAGGCAGAAGAGGCGGCTGGGGCGGCGGAAGCCCGAACGGCATCATCAATACCAATACGTTTGGTATTAACTATAACGACATGTGGGGAAAGAAAATGGAAGTAAGCGGCAGCTATACCTACAACGACCGGGATGTGTTGAATAACCAGACAAGAATTCGCCAGTATACGGGCGGGTCAAGCATTGGTGACTTGCTGGATGAGCGCAGCTTAAACAACAACAGTGATGAAAACCATCGTTTCAACTTCAGGTTGCAGTATAATATTAACGAGAACAACAGGTTGCTCATTTCACCTAATCTGTCTGTGCAGCGTAACAATTCATTTGTGTCTCGAAACTCACTAACCAACAATAGAGAAGGTGAACAGTTGTCATTCAATTTCAACACCAATGATAGCAAAAACGACAACTATAATTTCAGCAACAATATCTTATACTCACACCGCTTCAGCAAGCCAGGCAGGGTATTTACCACAAACATTAACACCAACTATAGCAGCACAGATGGCTATAACTTTAACGATGCCAATACCATAGACTACATTAATGCTGATAATAATGCGGAGCTGCATCAGTACACCGATATAAGCAGAGAAAACTTTTCATGGTCGGGTAACGCTTCTATTTCGGAGCGAGTGGGCAGCAACGCTTTATTGCAATTAGAGTACGGCATCAGCAACCAGATGAACGACTCCGACAGAAGAACATTTGATTTAGAAGAATCCACTTCTACTTACTCCTTGTTGAACAGGCCCTTGAGCAACACCTTCGAGAGTAATTACATTTCGCAAAGCATTGGCCCAAGCTATCAGTACAGAACAGATAAGACCCGCTTCCAGGTGAATGCCCGCTATCAGTACGCTACACTTGAAAGCAATAACATTTACCCTGAAATATATCCGCTGTCAAGAAGCTTTAACAACGTTTTGCCTTCTGCTGAGCTGGAGTACAAATTTACACAAAGCCGCAGCCTGAACATTAACTACCGCACCAACACCAATGTGCCGTCGGTAGACCAGTTGCAGGAAGTGCTGGATATCTCAAACCCGCTGCAGCTTAGAATCGGTAATGCAGGCTTAGACCAGGATTACCAGAACAGGCTTTTCGTTCGTTACAGAAACTTTAATCCTGAAACCAATCAGGTGTTCTTCATGGGTATTTTCGGAACCATGACGCAAAACTTTATTACAAATGCAGTTTATAGCGATCCGGCCATCATAGAAAACTATACCGAAGGATACGATGACATTTCGAGAGGAGCCCGTTTAAGCAGAACAATAAACATGGATGGCTACTGGAGTGTAAGATCCTTCTTTAACTACGGCCAGCCCATTAACCTGATCAGTTCGAACATCAATTTTAACGGCTCTGTTGGCTATACCAGAATACCGGGTATGCTGGATGAAACCATCAACTTTGCCAATACCACGAATATGGGAGCAGGCCTTAACTTAAGCAGCAACATTAGCGAGAAGGTCGATTTTAATGTTTCCACGAACGGTAACTATAACCTGGTAAAAAACACAGCCCAGGTAACCCGTAACAATAACTACTACACGCAAAATACAAACCTGCGCCTTAACTGGATACTGCCTTTGGATTTCGTTTACCGCACAGAGCTGAACCACCAGTACAACTCAGGTTTATCGGCGGGTGTAGATCCATCTTATATACTCTGGAATATGAGTGTGGGCAAGAAATTCCTAAAAAGCAAGCAGGCAGAACTCAGCCTGAGCGTAAACGACTTGTTAAACCAGAACACCAGCATCCAGCGAAATATTACAGAGTCTTATGTAGAGGATGTGCAGGCAACAGTGCTGCAGCGCTTCTTTATGGTAACGTTCTCTTACAACCTGAAGCGATTCAGCAGCGGAAGCGCTCCGGAAGAGAACGACAGAGGCGGCTTCTACCCTGGTGGCCCTGGCCCAAGAAGGAATTAA
- a CDS encoding DUF2062 domain-containing protein, with protein sequence MSILEAITDFVKTRLIKPVLNLLKQGMTPKKLAATVTVGTVVGVIPAFGATTVLGTAIAARFRLNIAATVLVSYLVQPLQLLLFIPFIKAGIFMFSLSELRLSLDEIVAMFKSDWLDALNMLWKANLAGISAWALLAFPSGVLLYYMLLPLFKLTLPKQKEVVPATLPE encoded by the coding sequence TTGTCTATTTTAGAAGCCATAACCGATTTTGTTAAGACCCGGCTGATAAAGCCTGTTCTCAACCTGCTGAAGCAAGGCATGACACCAAAGAAGCTGGCAGCAACGGTTACGGTGGGTACTGTGGTTGGCGTAATTCCGGCTTTCGGAGCAACCACTGTGCTGGGAACTGCTATCGCGGCGCGTTTCAGGTTAAACATTGCCGCCACCGTGCTTGTAAGTTACCTGGTGCAGCCCTTGCAGTTGCTGCTTTTCATCCCATTCATTAAAGCAGGCATTTTTATGTTCAGCTTATCGGAGCTGCGTCTTTCCCTGGATGAAATAGTGGCTATGTTTAAGTCAGATTGGCTCGATGCGCTAAACATGCTCTGGAAAGCCAACCTGGCCGGAATTTCTGCCTGGGCGCTACTGGCCTTTCCTTCAGGCGTGCTTCTGTATTATATGCTTTTGCCTTTGTTCAAACTTACGCTGCCTAAGCAGAAAGAGGTGGTGCCGGCTACTTTACCTGAGTAG
- a CDS encoding tetratricopeptide repeat protein translates to MKRLLMAGVAFLFAATITFAQDQPTPASPRVLPMFGNVAKTEQQQKADEKFLSSCDKSFTNRKEASDFFMERGWEYFREGQVDTAVYRFNLAWLLNPDNSNAYWAFGLVTAGKGKADEAITFYEKALTYEPKNSLLLSDLGAAYLQMYQANNKKKILKKAIDFLNQSVSTDSSNAYALYNLARTMYFEKKYTDSWTYLHKSRLLDMQQIDYVFLADLMEKMPDPQGFFKSDSK, encoded by the coding sequence ATGAAAAGATTACTTATGGCAGGTGTGGCTTTCTTGTTTGCAGCCACCATTACCTTTGCCCAGGACCAACCAACTCCTGCAAGTCCTCGTGTACTCCCGATGTTTGGCAATGTAGCTAAAACTGAACAGCAGCAGAAAGCAGATGAGAAATTCCTAAGCAGCTGCGACAAAAGCTTTACTAACCGGAAAGAGGCCAGTGATTTTTTTATGGAGCGTGGCTGGGAATATTTCAGGGAAGGACAGGTGGATACCGCCGTATACCGCTTTAACCTGGCGTGGCTGCTAAACCCGGACAACAGCAATGCTTACTGGGCTTTTGGCTTGGTTACTGCCGGCAAAGGCAAAGCCGACGAAGCTATTACCTTCTACGAAAAAGCCTTAACGTATGAGCCTAAAAACTCGCTGTTATTATCAGACCTGGGAGCTGCATACCTGCAAATGTACCAGGCCAACAACAAGAAGAAGATCCTCAAGAAGGCCATCGATTTTCTGAATCAGTCTGTTTCTACCGACTCCAGCAATGCCTATGCCCTGTATAATCTGGCGCGCACCATGTACTTCGAAAAGAAATACACGGACTCCTGGACATACCTGCACAAAAGCAGGCTACTCGATATGCAACAGATTGATTATGTGTTTCTGGCAGATCTGATGGAAAAAATGCCGGATCCGCAAGGCTTCTTCAAATCAGACTCAAAATAA